Sequence from the Gemmatimonadetes bacterium SCN 70-22 genome:
CGCCACTCGCCCCCCCGCCACCGCATGGCCAGGGTGAGCTTGTTGCGGTACTCCCAGTCGGAGGGGCTGGGGATGACGGGAGCGACGTCGACCGGGCGTTTCGCGATGCGGGCCATCGCATCGGCGACGATGCGTCGCTTGGCCTCGCGCTGGGCCGCGCCCGAAAGGTGTTGCAGCTGGCATCCGCCGCAGCGGTCGCCGTCGAAGTGCCCGCAGCGCGGCGCGACGCGCGCGGACGACGGCTCCACGATGCGCACCACGCGACCGTGGGCGAGGCGATCGCGCGTGGTGTACCGGATTTCGGCGAGGTCGCCCGGGGCCGTGCGCGGCGTGAAGACGACCAGGCCATCGACCCGGGACACGCCGGCACCGCCCGCCGCGATCGACTCGACGCGCACGGTGGCGTGCATGGGCTAGCGGACCGCTTCGCGCCGGGCGGCCAGCGCCCAGGCATCGGGGGCGGGAGCGGTCGCGCCGTTGCGTCCGTTCCCCACCGGGGCGGGCGACACCCCCATGCGGCGCGTCAGGCGGTCGCGATCGGCCAGGAGCGCGGCCGCGATGGCCGCCGCCCGCACCCGCTCGGCCGGGGCCTTGCGGCCGAGCAGGTCGGGGAGGCGCCGCTCGAGCCACTGGATCTCGATCTCCCCCCGCTGGAACTCCGGGTCTTCCATGACGCGCAGGTGGAACTCGCGCGACGTCTCGACGCCGACGATGGTGAGCTCCCGGAGCGCCCGGTGCATGCGCGCGACGGCCTGCTCGCGGGTCGCGCCCCAGACAATCAGCTTGGCGAGCATCGGGTCGTAGTGCAGCCCGACGGTCGTCCCGACCTCGATCCCCCCGTCCCAGCGGACCCCGGGGCCAGCCGGCAGGTGCAAATAGTCGATGCGCCCCGTGCTGGGAAGGAAGCCGTTGGCGGGATCCTCGCTCGTGATGCGGCACTCGATGGCCCACCCGCGCGGGGTCAGGTCGGCCGGGAACGGGAGGCGCTCCCCCGCCGCCACCCGGATCTGCCATTGCACCAGGTCGATCCCGGTCACCAGCTCGGTGACGGGGTGCTCCACCTGGAGGCGGGTGTTCATCTCGAGGAAGTAGAAGTCGCCGTTCCGGTCGAGGAGGAACTCGCACGTCCCCGCGTTGACGTAGCCCGCGGCCCGCGCCGCCGCGACCGCCGTCTCGCCCATGCGGCGGCGCAGCTCGGGCGAGACCGCCACCGACGGCGCCTCCTCGATCATCTTCTGGTGGCGCCGCTGCACCGAGCACTCG
This genomic interval carries:
- a CDS encoding pyruvate carboxylase subunit A (catalyzes the ATP-dependent carboxylation of a covalently attached biotin and the transfer of the carboxyl group to pyruvate forming oxaloacetate); protein product: MFSKLLVANRGEIALRIIRACREMGIRSVAVYSDADVQAPHVREADEAVHIGPAASSESYLKGDRIVEVAKRVGAEAIHPGYGFLSEREWFSRLVRDSGLVFVGPPPEAIAAMGSKTAARQLAIRAGVPVVPGTTEALRDAAQAAEVAESFGYPVLLKAAAGGGGKGMRVVREPKELAGALDAARREAKNAFGDDAVYVEKYIEGPRHVEIQVIADQHGTVLSLGERECSVQRRHQKMIEEAPSVAVSPELRRRMGETAVAAARAAGYVNAGTCEFLLDRNGDFYFLEMNTRLQVEHPVTELVTGIDLVQWQIRVAAGERLPFPADLTPRGWAIECRITSEDPANGFLPSTGRIDYLHLPAGPGVRWDGGIEVGTTVGLHYDPMLAKLIVWGATREQAVARMHRALRELTIVGVETSREFHLRVMEDPEFQRGEIEIQWLERRLPDLLGRKAPAERVRAAAIAAALLADRDRLTRRMGVSPAPVGNGRNGATAPAPDAWALAARREAVR